A genomic window from Passer domesticus isolate bPasDom1 chromosome Z, bPasDom1.hap1, whole genome shotgun sequence includes:
- the LOC135290490 gene encoding proline-rich proteoglycan 2-like encodes MDTSFGSDSGSSMPSSISYPSSGSDSGYFSMSPNRTYTVSGSDLSADSFRRPQGPISPRGPIPTGDALCAPPARAPARAPLPSPPPPAGPSAFLFQPQGASTPRGPPPDGHWGGPRYRTYTVSDPGSSMPSSISYSSSGSDSGYFSMSPSRSHTVSGSDSVYFSMSPNAGTPGQVLSG; translated from the exons ATGGATACTTCGTTTGGGAGTGactcaggctccagtatgccatccagcataagctatccttcctctggaagtgactcaggctacttcagcatgtcacccaacagaacctacACTGTGTCTGGAAGCGACCTATCCGCCG ATTCCTTCCGGCGTCCCCAAGGACCCATTTCACCTCGTGGTCCTATTCCTACTGGTGATG CTCTTTGTGCACCTCCAGCTCGTGCTCCAGCTCgtgctcctcttccttctcctcctcctcctgctg GGCCTTCTGCCTTTCTCTTTCAACCCCAAGGAGCCAGTACGCCTCGTGGTCCTCCGCCTGATG GACACTGGGGAGGGCCAAGGTACAgaacctatactgtgtctgacccaggctccagtatgccatccagcataagctattcttcatctggaagtgactcaggctacttcagtaTGTCACCTAGTAGAAGCCAtactgtgtctggaagtgactcagtctACTTCAGTATGTCTCCCAATGCAGGAACCCCTGGGCAGGTGCTGTCTGGGTGA
- the LOC135290489 gene encoding uncharacterized protein LOC135290489 isoform X1 yields the protein MVQSAQRRWEEEQQRFAVERDTIHKVHLSELEFLLKEKAGEEMACQKTNVALQRTERMLKNVEAEQHGCSKMLKVQASRLDFKAKQQERLIQDLKAAAVKIKELEDNAAAARLAHIDCKYTTEIMQLRIQELETILRENQLGTRGFSGGAWNNSRESENAQERGKKGSRRQRSSSSVQWKDQVEERNKAEESSEIFVNPPASFSLQEGSIVDRSILLNLYQSMANAHVLAKQTNAPLEELPWTEFCALLHENVEALILNFHKANKRRYLI from the exons ATGGTTCAAAGTGCTCAGCGGCGGTGGGAAGAGGAGCAACAAAGATTTGCTGTGGAGAGGGATACCATCCACAAAGTACACCTATCTGAACTGGAATtccttttgaaagaaaaagctgGAGAAGAAATGGCTTGTCAG AAAACTAATGTTGCCCTGCAAAGGACAGAGAGGATGCTTAAGAATGTGGAGGCAGAGCAGCATGGCTGCAGCAAGATGCTGAAGGTCCAGGCCAGCCGTCTGGATTTCAAGGCCAAACAGCAGGAGAGGCTCATCCAAGACCTGAAG GCAGCTGCAGTGAAAATAAAGGAATTGGAGGACaatgctgcagcagcaagactAGCACATATAGACTGTAAATACACTACAGAAATCATGCAG TTGAGAATTCAGGAACTTGAAACCATTTTGAGGGAAAACCAACTTGGGACGCGAGGTTTTTCAGGGGGAGCATGGAATAATTCCAGAGAGTCAGAAAATGcacaggagagaggaaaaaaagg TTCACGAAGACAGCGTTCATCCTCAAGTGTGCAATGGAAAGACCAGGTTGAAGAAAGGAACAAAGCTGAAGAATCCTCTGAGATATTTGTGAATCCTCCAGCCAGCTTCAGCCTGCAGGAAGGCTCAata GTGGACAGGTCCATCCTCCTGAACTTGTACCAGAGCATGGCAAATGCCCACGTGCTTGCCAAACAGACAAATGCCCCCCTGGAAGAGTTACCTTGGACAGAGTTTTGTGCACTCTTGCATGAGAATGTTGAAGCCCTGATCTTGAACTTCCACAAGGCTAACAAGAGG AGATATCTCATCTAG
- the LOC135290489 gene encoding coiled-coil domain-containing protein 171-like isoform X2, with the protein MVQSAQRRWEEEQQRFAVERDTIHKVHLSELEFLLKEKAGEEMACQKTNVALQRTERMLKNVEAEQHGCSKMLKVQASRLDFKAKQQERLIQDLKAAAVKIKELEDNAAAARLAHIDCKYTTEIMQVDRSILLNLYQSMANAHVLAKQTNAPLEELPWTEFCALLHENVEALILNFHKANKRRYLI; encoded by the exons ATGGTTCAAAGTGCTCAGCGGCGGTGGGAAGAGGAGCAACAAAGATTTGCTGTGGAGAGGGATACCATCCACAAAGTACACCTATCTGAACTGGAATtccttttgaaagaaaaagctgGAGAAGAAATGGCTTGTCAG AAAACTAATGTTGCCCTGCAAAGGACAGAGAGGATGCTTAAGAATGTGGAGGCAGAGCAGCATGGCTGCAGCAAGATGCTGAAGGTCCAGGCCAGCCGTCTGGATTTCAAGGCCAAACAGCAGGAGAGGCTCATCCAAGACCTGAAG GCAGCTGCAGTGAAAATAAAGGAATTGGAGGACaatgctgcagcagcaagactAGCACATATAGACTGTAAATACACTACAGAAATCATGCAG GTGGACAGGTCCATCCTCCTGAACTTGTACCAGAGCATGGCAAATGCCCACGTGCTTGCCAAACAGACAAATGCCCCCCTGGAAGAGTTACCTTGGACAGAGTTTTGTGCACTCTTGCATGAGAATGTTGAAGCCCTGATCTTGAACTTCCACAAGGCTAACAAGAGG AGATATCTCATCTAG